The Nitrospirota bacterium DNA window CGGCTGCTTTAAAAATCGTTCGCTGAAGAGGTTGTCCTCTATGCCGATGTTATAATCGGCTTTCGTATAGGTAACCTCTGTCCTGTGTCCGCTCAGAAGATTTTTCATCGCTCTCTTTGTAATTGTCGAAATACCTTTAACATCTTTTATTTCATCCGCGCTGAAGACCCTGTAAAGTTCGCCTTTTTTATCATAGTACTCTTCTTTCAGCGGCAGAAAACTGCCCTTATCAATCCACGAGAGTTTGTAACCGTAATCAACATCCTGAGCCTTTGGAGAGCTTTTTATGACATAGCAGTCCTTTGTATCAAGTTTTTCTTCCTTAGTAATAGTATGGTTATCATCTTCCACATCCCGTCCCGAAACATCTTCATATGTAAAATCAGAGCCGACAAAGCTTGAGCTTTTGTCCTGAGCGGCGATCCTCCTTACCATGTTGATCGCAGGCACAAAGAGCCACCTGTCATCGTCTTTGGCAGGGAATTTGTATACCATGAATGTCATGTCTTTTACATCAGCCGGCTGATAGAAGTACATGAAATACTTCTGCTCTCCGCCTGACGCGCCGTAATTCTTTCTCAGCATTGTAAGTTCCCTGACTCTCTCCTGTCCGCTTTTGCTGATAAGCTTCATCATGACCCTTGCCTTAAAGTCCTTGCCCTGGTAAAAGAATGCCTCCTGCGATTTCTTGACCACTTCCTCCGCAGTCAGCGCAAAGACATTTAACGGCATTAACAGTACAACCAATATAATCAAATATCGTTTCATCTTAAACCTCCCTTTTTAACTCTTAACCTTTAGTTCTTCTGCTTCAAGCCCTTTAAGGAATATCT harbors:
- a CDS encoding outer membrane lipoprotein-sorting protein, with amino-acid sequence MKRYLIILVVLLMPLNVFALTAEEVVKKSQEAFFYQGKDFKARVMMKLISKSGQERVRELTMLRKNYGASGGEQKYFMYFYQPADVKDMTFMVYKFPAKDDDRWLFVPAINMVRRIAAQDKSSSFVGSDFTYEDVSGRDVEDDNHTITKEEKLDTKDCYVIKSSPKAQDVDYGYKLSWIDKGSFLPLKEEYYDKKGELYRVFSADEIKDVKGISTITKRAMKNLLSGHRTEVTYTKADYNIGIEDNLFSERFLKQPPKKWVE